The nucleotide sequence ATCGAAGCGGAGAAGACCGATATCGATGTTCTTGCCGAAAAGGTCAAGAGGGCAGCATATCTCATCACCTTCTGCAAGGGCAGACTGAGAAGTACCGGAGAAGAGATCAGGAAGATCCTCAATGACATAGAGGACAAGACAGGTGCGGGAGAGGCCATCGAAAGAGAGATCGACCTCTGACAAGAAGATTCGATCAT is from Thermodesulfovibrionales bacterium and encodes:
- the xseB gene encoding exodeoxyribonuclease VII small subunit, translated to MSKSKQLTYFQALTELEQIIAEIEAEKTDIDVLAEKVKRAAYLITFCKGRLRSTGEEIRKILNDIEDKTGAGEAIEREIDL